Proteins encoded by one window of Rhodobacteraceae bacterium IMCC1335:
- a CDS encoding tyrosine-type recombinase/integrase, which translates to MRHAQSLNEAQFRKVLHYCRTRRHANRDTATFMVSFFAGLRAKEIAALKLGDVFDAEGRVREQFTLESNQTKGGQRRSVFINTHAVPPFIHQHRDLRFIHVSPCHSFIKDPIECRVMSIQCRGSGSRPIFSSRQRANFCSIS; encoded by the coding sequence ATGAGACACGCACAATCACTGAATGAAGCCCAGTTTCGCAAGGTCCTGCACTACTGTCGCACAAGACGTCACGCCAATCGTGACACGGCAACTTTCATGGTAAGCTTTTTTGCAGGACTTCGTGCTAAAGAAATAGCTGCATTAAAACTGGGTGACGTATTTGACGCTGAAGGTCGCGTACGTGAACAGTTTACACTTGAGAGTAACCAAACCAAAGGTGGGCAGCGGCGCAGCGTGTTCATCAATACGCACGCTGTCCCGCCCTTTATTCACCAGCACAGGGATCTGAGATTTATTCATGTATCCCCGTGCCACAGCTTCATCAAAGATCCGATTGAGTGCAGAGTTATGAGTATTCAATGTAGAGGCTCTGGCTCTCGACCTATCTTCTCTTCACGCCAGCGCGCAAACTTTTGCAGCATCTCTTAA
- a CDS encoding adenylyltransferase/cytidyltransferase family protein encodes MTWTLHYTKQAQKDAKKLASSGLKAKAQALLAILEQDPWQNPPPFEKLVGDLSGAYSQLEDCMKIVYSYYVMDLLHTGHLLMLKNSKAIAGPDGRLVVGIVSDEAIEQQKGRPPLLSFRERLELAQSIRYVDSVVQQVQLLC; translated from the coding sequence GTGACTTGGACGCTTCACTACACAAAGCAGGCCCAGAAAGATGCGAAAAAACTCGCGTCCTCTGGCCTCAAAGCCAAGGCGCAAGCGCTATTGGCAATACTCGAACAAGACCCTTGGCAAAATCCGCCCCCCTTCGAAAAGCTCGTGGGCGATTTGAGTGGGGCTTACTCACAATTGGAGGATTGTATGAAAATCGTTTATTCCTATTATGTTATGGACTTGCTTCACACAGGTCACTTACTCATGCTTAAAAATTCAAAAGCTATTGCTGGACCTGATGGACGACTGGTTGTTGGTATAGTTTCAGATGAAGCAATAGAACAACAAAAGGGTCGACCGCCGCTACTAAGTTTTCGCGAACGCCTGGAACTCGCACAATCAATACGATATGTGGATTCAGTGGTACAGCAAGTCCAATTACTGTGTTGA
- a CDS encoding VanZ family protein, translating to MRKYLDIPLTIAVTLTLTVAMLWPMDQPPPAPEGSDKLVHFIAFAALAFPLARTGRIGLLPVFIGASAFGGAIEFIQPSFNRSADVNDWVADVVGVVLGIGCGLLYRRIRKR from the coding sequence ATGCGCAAGTACCTCGACATCCCCCTCACGATCGCCGTGACGCTCACCCTGACCGTCGCGATGCTCTGGCCCATGGACCAGCCGCCGCCTGCGCCGGAGGGAAGCGACAAGCTGGTGCACTTCATAGCCTTCGCGGCGCTCGCCTTCCCGCTGGCGCGCACGGGCCGCATTGGCCTGCTCCCCGTCTTCATCGGCGCGTCTGCCTTCGGGGGCGCCATTGAATTCATCCAGCCGAGCTTCAACCGAAGCGCGGACGTCAATGACTGGGTCGCCGACGTCGTGGGTGTCGTGTTGGGGATTGGCTGTGGCTTGCTTTATCGGCGCATTCGCAAACGCTAA
- a CDS encoding HAD-IA family hydrolase, giving the protein MNISGFDLTHILAFVFDLDGTLVQSEQVWSKAKHTAAQKNGLKLTEADLDPFVGRSLYAFVSHFFMNFSDEQKNHLINEIQTNALSSLDLELKPIKGASELIKEIFENGFRLALCSSASRQAIFLALRKLEAQEYFEIIVSGDDVQNSKPHPEPYARALEQLQIRADQALAVEDSQSGFQSAIAAKIPTIVVHQNNPYIFKEAS; this is encoded by the coding sequence ATGAATATTTCGGGCTTTGACCTTACACATATTCTGGCCTTTGTTTTTGATTTAGACGGCACGCTGGTTCAGTCTGAACAAGTCTGGTCAAAAGCAAAACACACTGCAGCTCAAAAGAATGGACTAAAACTAACTGAGGCTGACCTTGACCCATTTGTGGGACGAAGTTTGTATGCTTTTGTCAGTCATTTTTTTATGAATTTTTCCGATGAACAAAAAAATCACCTAATCAATGAAATTCAAACAAATGCACTATCTTCTCTTGATTTAGAACTCAAACCAATCAAGGGCGCATCTGAGTTGATCAAAGAGATTTTTGAAAATGGCTTCAGATTAGCATTATGCTCATCAGCCTCAAGACAGGCTATTTTTCTTGCACTTCGCAAGCTTGAGGCACAAGAATATTTTGAAATTATCGTTTCAGGTGATGACGTACAGAATAGCAAACCGCACCCAGAGCCGTATGCGAGAGCTTTAGAGCAACTTCAAATTCGTGCAGATCAAGCCTTAGCAGTTGAAGACAGTCAATCTGGGTTCCAATCTGCAATCGCCGCAAAAATTCCAACAATTGTTGTTCATCAAAATAATCCCTATATTTTTAAAGAAGCGTCCTAA
- a CDS encoding DUF3127 domain-containing protein gives MEIKGKIVELLPLKSGQSANGEWRKQEYVLETDANYPKKICFMAWGDKIDQFNINMGDQVEVSIDLESREYNGRWYTDVKAWKVSKDGLGADGLGRSDNQDGYPPAQSGSGSFEDDEIPF, from the coding sequence TTGGAAATTAAAGGAAAGATTGTTGAATTATTGCCCTTAAAATCGGGGCAATCAGCCAATGGTGAATGGCGCAAACAAGAATATGTTTTGGAAACTGACGCCAATTATCCCAAAAAGATTTGCTTTATGGCGTGGGGTGATAAAATTGATCAGTTCAATATTAATATGGGTGACCAAGTAGAAGTTTCTATCGATCTTGAAAGCCGGGAATATAATGGTCGTTGGTACACTGACGTGAAAGCCTGGAAAGTATCCAAAGATGGTTTGGGTGCTGATGGCCTGGGACGCTCTGACAATCAAGATGGTTATCCTCCAGCGCAATCTGGCAGCGGATCTTTTGAGGATGATGAAATACCTTTTTGA
- a CDS encoding TIGR02300 family protein: MPKEEWGVKRVCPTTGKRFYDLNKSPIVSPYTNEVVELDQNKNRMIAADAADMSTLRDKEADVDSEDIVLDEDEDDVEVDLADDILEDDEEDTVPLEDIADISSDDDN; this comes from the coding sequence ATGCCAAAAGAAGAATGGGGTGTAAAACGTGTTTGCCCCACGACAGGCAAACGGTTTTATGACCTGAACAAATCGCCCATCGTCAGCCCCTACACGAATGAAGTTGTAGAGCTGGATCAAAATAAAAATCGCATGATCGCAGCGGATGCCGCAGATATGTCGACGCTGCGCGATAAAGAAGCAGATGTTGACTCAGAAGATATAGTTCTGGATGAAGATGAAGATGATGTAGAAGTTGATCTGGCGGATGACATCCTAGAAGATGACGAAGAAGATACGGTTCCTTTGGAGGACATCGCAGATATTTCATCGGACGACGATAATTAA
- a CDS encoding DUF45 domain-containing protein encodes MRAIILSGRSDIVIQVKRSARSKRLSLRVSSLDGRITLTAPPKVPERQLQAFIAEREVWLRQNLDKLPAPSAIALGKSLPILGVAHQIASGASHRVTHGDGVVHVPFDKPKPAARLQGYLKALARDHLVGESDKFAARLGIEYARLSLRDTRSRWGSCTQDKALMYSWRLVLAPFEVLSYVAAHEVAHLKFMDHSAQFWNQVGDLYGEYDAPRAWLKAQGASLHRFQFVD; translated from the coding sequence ATGCGTGCGATAATACTGTCTGGCCGGTCCGATATTGTTATCCAAGTGAAACGATCGGCGCGCTCTAAGCGGCTGAGCCTTCGGGTCTCCTCGTTAGATGGGCGGATTACATTAACCGCACCGCCAAAAGTACCAGAACGCCAATTACAAGCCTTTATCGCGGAAAGAGAAGTCTGGCTGCGCCAGAATTTAGATAAACTGCCCGCGCCAAGCGCGATTGCGCTGGGCAAAAGCCTGCCCATTCTGGGTGTTGCGCATCAGATCGCTAGCGGCGCCAGCCATCGCGTTACTCATGGTGATGGCGTTGTGCACGTACCCTTTGACAAGCCCAAGCCTGCCGCGCGGTTGCAGGGCTATTTAAAAGCTTTGGCGCGCGATCATCTTGTGGGAGAATCGGATAAGTTTGCGGCGCGTCTCGGCATAGAATATGCGCGGTTAAGTTTGCGCGATACGAGGTCGCGCTGGGGATCGTGCACCCAAGATAAAGCGCTTATGTATTCCTGGCGATTGGTTTTGGCGCCCTTTGAAGTATTGTCTTATGTGGCGGCGCATGAGGTGGCGCATTTGAAATTTATGGATCATTCGGCGCAGTTTTGGAATCAGGTTGGTGATTTATATGGTGAGTATGACGCGCCGCGCGCTTGGCTAAAGGCGCAGGGCGCCAGTTTGCATCGCTTCCAATTTGTTGATTGA
- a CDS encoding FCD domain-containing protein, whose product MRKAFQKTDAGASAHEHVYRGLRSRIMHGQISPGTPLTLRGVGQEFGVSMTPSREAIRRLAAEGALSISASGRISTPELSNERIEELAALRALIEVELASRALPRAHLALIDRLEAINGFVAAAVIQEDAVAYIRTNLEFHRTLYLRAQAPAMLAMAETVWLQLGPTMRALYGRLRRKEPPHFHRVILEALKSGDEPSLRIAVRSDVTKGLRMLKA is encoded by the coding sequence ATGAGGAAAGCTTTTCAAAAAACTGATGCGGGCGCCTCCGCGCATGAGCACGTTTATCGCGGGCTTCGCAGCCGCATCATGCACGGTCAGATTAGCCCGGGCACGCCGTTGACGCTGCGTGGAGTGGGGCAAGAGTTTGGTGTGTCAATGACGCCCTCGCGCGAGGCCATTCGCCGCTTGGCGGCTGAAGGGGCCTTATCGATTTCGGCATCGGGCCGTATTTCAACGCCTGAATTGAGCAATGAGCGGATTGAAGAGCTTGCAGCGCTGCGCGCCTTGATCGAGGTTGAGCTGGCGAGCCGGGCGTTGCCGCGGGCGCATTTGGCGTTGATTGACCGTTTGGAGGCAATCAACGGATTCGTTGCCGCGGCCGTAATCCAAGAAGATGCGGTGGCATATATTCGCACCAATCTAGAATTTCACCGCACGCTTTATTTGCGCGCGCAGGCCCCGGCTATGTTGGCGATGGCAGAAACGGTCTGGCTGCAATTGGGGCCCACGATGCGCGCACTGTACGGGCGCCTGCGTCGCAAAGAGCCGCCCCATTTTCACCGCGTTATTTTGGAAGCGTTAAAATCGGGTGATGAGCCCAGT